ATGAAGTATGATTATGACATGATCGTTATCGGCGGCGGCGCTGGTGGTCTAACCGCAGCTGGAATGTCAGTTTCATTTGGTGCCAAGACCGCATTGATCGAAGCCAAAAAATTAGGCGGCGACTGCACGTGGTATGGCTGCGTCCCAAGTAAAACCTTGTTGAAAGCCGCAAAAATTGCCCACTATTTCAAAACAGCAAATCGTTATGGATTAGAAGCCTCAGAAGTTAAATTTGATTTTGCTAAAGTGATGGAACATGTTCATCAAACCCAGGAAGAAGTTTATAGAGATGCGGATGACCCTGCAATTTATCGGAAAATGGGGATCGATGTCCTGGCCGGGACTGCAAAATTTCTCGACAATCATAGAATTGAATTCGATGAAAATGGTGCTACTTCCAGGCAGTTGTCGTCAAGATACTTCGTAATAGCAACCGGAAGTTCGGCTGTTGTTCCGCCCATCGAAGGTCTTTCGCGTGTCGATTATTTAACAAATGAAACCCTATTCAACTTATCCAAACTTCCATCAAAATTGATTGTTATCGGAGCCGGTCCGATCGGTATCGAAATGGCCCAGGCATTCATTCGATTGAATTCTTCGGTAACCGTCATCAATCGGGCAGAAAGAATATTAACAAGAGACGATCGCGAACTAGCTGTCATCCTGCAGGAAAAGCTTCAAGGAGAAGGAATCCGGTTTGTCTTAAAGTCTGCGGTAAAAAGCATTAACCAAAAGAACGGAACTATCTCTGTTATTACAGAAGATTCATCCAAACAGACGACTTTAACGATTGATGGCGATACTGTCCTGTTATCTGTCGGTCGCAAAGCGAACATCGCCAATTTAGGTTTGCAGGAAGCTGGAATTGAATCCAACAAAAGGGGAATTGTGGTTAATGATAAATGTCGGACTTCAGTAAAAAATATTTATGCTGTCGGAGATGTGGCCGGTAGATTCCAGTTCACACATTTTGCTGAACACATGGCAAAGGTGGCTACCAGCAATGCACTATTACACTTCCCCATGACGCTGGATTCCAAACACATTACCTGGTGTACGTTCACCGAACCGGAGATGGCCCATGTCGGTGCCTCTGAAAATGAATTAAAGCAAAAAGGAATATCTTACGAGCTTTATAAGTTTCCCTTCAATAAAATTGATCGAGCCATTACTGAGAACGAAAAAATCGGATGGATCAAAGTTTATGCAAAAAAATTCAATGGCAAAATTTATGGAGTCAATATTTTGGGAACTAACGCCGGTGAAATGATTGGTGAGTATGCCTTAGCCATGCGAAATGGGGTTACCCTGAGACAAATGGCAGATACGATCCATCCTTATCCCACTTATGTTTTGGGAAATCGGCGGGCTGCGGACCAATGGTATGTAAGAAAGCAATCGAGATCGTTTGTATGGCTGTTGCAAAAACTATTTCACTATCATGGCCAATTACCGGATACAAGTGATCCGCAAAGGATAATTTAATTAGAAGGTTGTATTTGGAGATTTAGTTTGAGTTTATTGTTCATCGGTATTATAATCGGAGTACTTTTTCTCGCCTACGCCAATGGCGCCAATGATAATTTCAAAGGTGTAGCAACGCTATTTGGCAGTGATACAACAAATTATAAAACTGCAATTATCTGGGCAACGATAACCACTTTTGCCGGCAGCATTTGCTCTATCTTTCTGGCCAAAATACTTCTCAATAAATTTACTGGCAAAGGGTTGGTGCCTGATTCAGTGGTCACTTCACCGGAGTTTGTTTTTGCTGTGGTAATCGGAGCAGCGGCAACTGTTTTGTTTGCAACATTCATCGGCTATCCTATTTCCACAACCCATTCTATCACCGGGGCATTGGTCGGTAGCGGGTTGATGGCATCATCGGCCGGGGTGGACCTGGCTAAACTGGGCAGCACATTCTTTCTGCCATTATTATTAAGCCCTTTCATCGCGTTAACCCTGGCAGCCATGCTATATATCCTTTTTCATTTCGTCCGTTTAAAGCTTGGCATCACTTGCCAATCGATTGCTTTCATTCGCAAAGAGACCGAAGCCGTTCCTTCAGTGGTTCAATCATCCGGTGTGGCAATAAATACTTCGACAAAATTAAAATTCGGCATCTCGGAGGGAAACGGACAGGAAAAGTATTCAGGATCGTTGCTGGGTATTAGATTTCAAAAAATGGTGGATGTTGCACATTTTATCAGTTCCGGCGCTGTTAGTTTTGCCAGAGGATTAAATGACACACCGAAGATCGTCGCGTTGTTATTGGGATTACAAGTGATGGGAATGCCATCGAGCATGATGATTGTCGCTATTGCCATAGCTCTTGGAGGACTTCTAAACGCTAAAAAAGTAGCGATTACAATGAGTAAAAAAATCAGCACTTTTAATGATGGACAGGGACTAACCGCTTTGCTCGTTACCAGTTTCCTGGTCATCTTTTCAAGCGTGTTGGCCTTTCCGGTCTCGACGACGCATGTATCCGTCGGATCAATAACCGGAATCGGATTGGTTAATCGAACTGCTAATATGGGAATGATCTCAACCATTGTCCTGTCTTGGGTTCTTACTTTACCAATGGCTGCCGGGATCAGCGCTATGACCTATTTAATAATCAGTTAATTTTGAAAAAACAATAATGCAGTCATTTCGAGGAGTTTACGACGAGAAATCTTTTAATCCATACGAGAATAAATTGATTGAGATAAGATTTCTCCACGCTTCGCATGTTCGAAATGACATTCTGTTAATTTTGCAAATGTTCATTTAGTTAATTTATTAAGGAGTTGGAATGGAAACCTATTTGGAAACCACAAAGAATGTGTATAAAGAAGCAGCTTTAAATCCGGATAAAGGACTTTGCTGCACAACCTCCCCTATTTGGCAGCTGCCCGGACTATCAATTCCCCAAAAGATGCTGGATATGAATTACGGCTGCGGCAGTACGGTTCACCCGCGTGATCTGGTAAATAATCCCACGATCTTGTATGTCGGCATTGGCGGCGGCATGGAACTGCTGCAATTCTCTTATTTTAGCCGCAAAAAAAACGGCGTCATTGGCCTGGATGTAGTCGATGAAATGGTAACGGCTTGCCGGGAAAATTTTCAAGAAGCGCAGCGGCTCAATTCCTGGTTTGAATCCGATTTTATCGATATTCGTAAAGGAGACGCACTATCGCTTCCTATTGAGGATGAGTCTATTGAAGTGGCGGCGCAAAACTGTTTGTTCAACATATTTACTGAAAATGATCTCATACAAGCCCTGGCGGAAATGTATAGAGTTTTGCAGCCACGAGGAAGATTGGTGTTATCGGATCCGGTTTGCGAGGCGGCAATACCCGATCATTTGAGAAGCGACGAAAGACTTCGGGCGTTATGTCTCACCGGCGCGCTGCCTCTGAACGACTACATCAAACGAATAACGGATATTGGCTTCGGCACGATAGAAGTGCGGGCAAAACGCCCATACCGTGTTCTCGATCCAAAAAAATACGATACCGATGAATTGATCTATATCGAAAGCGTTGAAATTTGCGCCATCAAAGATCCCATGCCCGATGACGGCCCCTGTGTATTCACCGGAAAAACCGCTATCTTCTTTGGCGATGACGAATATTTGGATGACCACAAAGGCCACATCCTGGTTCGGAACCAACCCATAGCCGTATGCGATAAAACCGCCGGAGACTTGAATGGACTCAGCCGGGATGATTTATTGATTACGGATTCAACTTATTTTTATGATGGCGGGGGGTGTTGTTAGGGCTTTCCTGAATAAAGACCAAAAATAAAGTTTTATGGGAAGGGATGAAATTGGCAGTTATTCTCTAGAAGTAATACCTCTTCATAACGAGTAAAAACGAACAAATAACTTAGAAAATAACGCGCTCGTGGGTTTATATTACCTAATTTTATTAAACTATAAATCCTTTCTTTTCTTATAAACATCATAAAGCTAAAGCTCTTGATCATATTTTTATAAATTCTTGCCAATTAAAGAAATCATTGAAGTCATTTTGAATCTCTTGTTTATTGTATGTCTCAGCCATGAAATAGGAAAAATTAAAATGATATGGACCCTTATCTTTTAATCCCTTCCAATTATTGATGAATTCTATAAATTGTTCCGAAGATTTTGCTAGATCTGATATTTTCCAAAAATTTTCAAGATCATCCAAATTAATTATTAATGGTTTGTTTCGTTTAAGATTATTTAGTTTCTTGCTAGCAATATTGTCTGATAGAAAATTATTAAACCTGTCCAATAAATCGTAATCACCTACATAATTTTCTGTAACCAAAATAGGTATAATCACTTTTTTAGAACTCATGTGTCCTTCTACGTATTTATCTAATTTATGAAATTTACCCTTGTCTTTTTTATTTCTTGAATTTAGATCGTGTTTACCTTCATTGAACAGAAGTCTGTAAATATCCTTGAAGAAAAGACCTAAGTCTTCGCTATACAAAGAAGCGAATCTGTAATATTCTACAGTAAATTCAAAAATAAGTATATGAGTATCTGTCTCTAGAATGGCGTCGGGATATCCGTTAAATTTGCCATTTTTATTTAGTTTTTTATCAAAGATTTTATTCAATAACTCAACAAAGTATATTTCTAGCAGATTGCCATACTGTTGTTTAATCCCTTGTAAATCTTTTGAAGATATTTCGTTGAGGCGCCAAAAGAAGCCTGAGCAAATACCCTCAAATAAGAATTTCAAATCAATAATACAAAATTTGTCCTCATTAATTTTAAAAACGGGCCAGTCAAAAAAGCTTTGAAAATCTTTATAAAAGCCATCTATCGGATCTCTACGAACTTTTTGTAATTTACTATTAAATTTGTCAATATCGAGGGCTAGATGTTTGATAAGCTTGAATAAATCACTGCCCATAAAATTTTGTTTTTCAATGTAATACGTTTCAATTTTCTCATAAGTGAAACCTGCAATTTTAAGTTCATTATTTAAAGGATTCCTTCTTATTGTGTTAGGAAAATTCAAAAACCAAATAAAAATTCCAATCAAAACACGAAAATAATCTGATAAAGAAAGATCAAATTCTTTTGATATTAACTCTATGCCCTCTTTGATTTTATCCATTTTATTGGTTTCAAATTGTTCGATTAGATCGTTGTACACATACCAATACCTTTGAAATCTCATTTTATATACATTTTCAACCTCATCAGGGATGTAATAGTATGGATAGGCTCTTAGAAAATAATCTCTCAAGAGAATCTGTTCGGATAACGATTTTGGTGGACTGAAAACTGCCTTGCTATTAATAAGTAATAAAGCTTTATAATAGGTTGCTGCATTGTCGGAAGTTTTTTGACCAGTAATTCTTGTTTGCCCGGCTTTATCTTTGCTCATTAATTGAGCAATTATATAGAGTAAATTATCTCTATGAAATATTAGACCATTATTTATAATGTCTATGTTATGAACTAGTTTACATTGTTTGATTTCATTCCATCCAATTTTTGTTGTTTGTTCTGCGTCTTTTGTTTGTACAATTGCGTTAAGAAAAGAGCTATATGAAATGGCTTCGATACTGTCAAAGTTTTCTATAAAGTGTGTTACTAAATTATCAATATTGTCGTCGTCACTCAGATATGAGATTGGTATAAACAAGCCTCTTTTTTCTATTTGTGAAAAGAAGTCTTGATATCTCAAGAAAGTAATTACAGTTGTATTAGGCATGGCTTCGAAATCTCACATCTCTTGGAAGAACAGAAACTAAATTAATTAAGTATATTTTTTCTATTCCAATAATTTCCGATAGATTTTTCTTGTTAGCACGAATTTGAATAACAAAAACTCAAATAATAAATCCCTTATCCTTAGTTAAATATTTGCAAGCAGTAAAGATATTCACAAATATGCATACTATCATCGGGCTGCGAAAACACCCCACTGCTTTTGAATTATGACATTAAATACAATATTTGACAGAGAATGTCAAGATATTTCTTTATCGATCATTCCTGACATAAATACTGCCAAAATAAATCGATAGGTACATTTCCGGGCCGCGCCGCCGATCAAATAGCCGGACAAATCTTCTCCACAAATCCGAATTTGCTTCTCGAATCATTGACTACGTAGAGAGCAAGTGCCGCATAGCCAGATAACAACCTCGGAGCCTTTTTATCTATAAGAAAAAAAGGGGGTTTGTCATGATAACCGAAATAATCAACTTTTTTTCAAGTTGTCCGGTATCCAAAAAGGAAATGCACATTAGATGTAAGCCTATTATCGAAACGATGAAAGATTAAAGTACATTCTGCTATTATTTTGGCATGAACTATAAACGGAAGGGATTCCAAATGATTCACAACAGAAAATATAAACTTCTAATTGTCGCACTATTATGCATAATTTATACAAATGCATTTAGTCAGAATCTCGATTCACTGTTATCATTGTATCAAAAAGAAGGAAGCAGTTTATATCGCGGCGAAGGCAAGTTTCTCGATCTGAAGAGCAATTTTAATGGTGCGGTTTTAGTAGCAAAACATGATAAAGTCATTTTCAAGAAAACATACGGCTGGTATAATCGTGATAAAGATATTCCACTCCAAATAGATTCAAAATTTCAGATCGGTTCGGTTACGAAACCATTTACTGCACTGTTGGTGCTTCAGATGGTGGAAAAAGGTGTTCTAAGTTTAGAACAATCGGTTGCTGATATTCTCCCCTACTTTCCAAAACAGAAAGGAGATAAACTCACTATTCATCGATTACTTTCTAATACTTCCGGTCTGCCGCATTATTCAGCACTTATGGATTTAGGATTGACAAAAGAGGATTTTTTTCAAAAGGCTTATACACCAGAACAATATGCAAAGCTTATTGGAGATGTAGGATTTATAAATCAACCTGGTAGAAAGTTTTATTACAGCAGCCTGGGATTTCAGCTATTGGGAGTCATACTCGAAGAAGTTACAGGTCAAACTTATGATGAATTGTTGAAACAGCACATAACATCTCCGCTTGGACTTAAAAATACCGGCTATTCAGATAATGACTTTGTCGAAAATCATGTAGCAAAAGATTGTAACTTTGAAGACTATTTGTGGGGGTTGATTGAAACATTTGAGGATGGAGAATTCCGGGATCAATCTACTTCTTATGCTGCCGGCGGGATACACTCGACAGTTGAGGATCTTTATATTTGGAGCCATGCTTTACGTTCCCATAAACTTCTATCAAAAGAATTGACTCAAAAGATGTTTACAACAAATAAAACTGGATATTGTTATGGTTGGTTTCGAAATCCACAAAATATGCTTGAAAGAAATCCGGCTGCAAAACTGTTTTTACACAGTGGCGGAAAGGGGGGTTTTTCAACTTATATAGCTCTATATGACGATAGTACAACCATTATTGTCTGTTCGAATGTTGGCCCAATTAACATTCAGAAAGTGGTGGATGATATTTACCGTGAAGTACATTTTTCGAATCCAATGCCTGAAAGATTAGTCCTGCCAAGCCTGCGCAACCTGAAGCATTTTGAATCGGACGAAGAAGGCGGACTTCCAGGTTTGAAAAAATATTTCCAAGTGATATCCGCAAGTGCAGGCTATGCGATTTTTCCTATTGTTAATTATTTAAGTTCGGTATTAGAGTTATTTTACGATGGCGGAAGATTTAATGAGGCTTATGACGATCTCAAACCTCTTATAGATGATAATCCGAATAATGAGGGCATTATAAACCAGGTAGCTTATATGTTCCTGCGAGATGATAAAACCGAGCAAGCCCTTCATTTTTTTCAGCAAAACACAACCAATCATGCCAATGCAGCAAATGTCTATGATGGTTTAGGTGATGGTTATGCTGCAAAAGGAGAACACCAACTCGCTCTGAAGAATTACAAAATTGCCGTTGAACTTGGAGAAACAAACTTTGATTCCAATTTAAAAGTGTACCAAGAAAATATAAAAAGGATGGAAAAGAAATTTAAGAATAAATAATACCGGACAGATCCTCTCCACAAAACTTCCAGGTTTTGCCCTTGCCTTTTCGCTAGCCGCTTCTGTATCTTTATTATAAAGTACAGGAGTAAATAGCATGGTAGAAAATCAGAATCCATTTGGGCTGCACACGATCACGCCTTACTTAATCGTAGAACGTATCAACCCTTATTCAATTCCTCCAGCGTGTGTTCGATGCCGAATAAAGAGGCGATCCACGCTATCGGGAGGATGGCAGCGTTAAACATGCAGAAGTAAAGATCGGTGATTCTGTCGTGATGATGGGCGAGCCGATGGATGAAATCGGAGCAATGCCCGCTATGATGTATATTTACGTGGAAGACTGTGATGCTACCTACAAGAAAGCCCTTGCAGCAGGCGCTACCCATGTAATGGAACCTGAGAATTTTCCGCATGGTGTCTTATGGTATTGGCAGCGTTTCCCGGCTAAGGAAATAGGACTTGTGTGGGGGCAGCTTGCGGGATCATGGTCTGGCCGTGCTTTATCCGCTAATCGTTCTAGGAACGATTACACTTATCGTCTTCATGGTTGGGGTTGTGGACCTCGGTGGCGCTGATTGGGAGAAGGCCGGCATCAACATGGCGCTCATGAGTTCCGTGGGTGTTATTATGGGCCTTCTTACAGAGGAAGGCTTTTTTCGGGGCTGGTTGTGGGCTTCCCCCAAACGGGCAGGGCTAACTGACATGCAGGTTTTGATCTGGACCAGCGTCCCTTTGTCGCTCTGGCACATTTCCGCAGTCTCGCTCGACACCG
This genomic interval from candidate division KSB1 bacterium contains the following:
- a CDS encoding NAD(P)/FAD-dependent oxidoreductase, whose amino-acid sequence is MKYDYDMIVIGGGAGGLTAAGMSVSFGAKTALIEAKKLGGDCTWYGCVPSKTLLKAAKIAHYFKTANRYGLEASEVKFDFAKVMEHVHQTQEEVYRDADDPAIYRKMGIDVLAGTAKFLDNHRIEFDENGATSRQLSSRYFVIATGSSAVVPPIEGLSRVDYLTNETLFNLSKLPSKLIVIGAGPIGIEMAQAFIRLNSSVTVINRAERILTRDDRELAVILQEKLQGEGIRFVLKSAVKSINQKNGTISVITEDSSKQTTLTIDGDTVLLSVGRKANIANLGLQEAGIESNKRGIVVNDKCRTSVKNIYAVGDVAGRFQFTHFAEHMAKVATSNALLHFPMTLDSKHITWCTFTEPEMAHVGASENELKQKGISYELYKFPFNKIDRAITENEKIGWIKVYAKKFNGKIYGVNILGTNAGEMIGEYALAMRNGVTLRQMADTIHPYPTYVLGNRRAADQWYVRKQSRSFVWLLQKLFHYHGQLPDTSDPQRII
- a CDS encoding anion permease — translated: MSLLFIGIIIGVLFLAYANGANDNFKGVATLFGSDTTNYKTAIIWATITTFAGSICSIFLAKILLNKFTGKGLVPDSVVTSPEFVFAVVIGAAATVLFATFIGYPISTTHSITGALVGSGLMASSAGVDLAKLGSTFFLPLLLSPFIALTLAAMLYILFHFVRLKLGITCQSIAFIRKETEAVPSVVQSSGVAINTSTKLKFGISEGNGQEKYSGSLLGIRFQKMVDVAHFISSGAVSFARGLNDTPKIVALLLGLQVMGMPSSMMIVAIAIALGGLLNAKKVAITMSKKISTFNDGQGLTALLVTSFLVIFSSVLAFPVSTTHVSVGSITGIGLVNRTANMGMISTIVLSWVLTLPMAAGISAMTYLIIS
- the arsM gene encoding arsenosugar biosynthesis arsenite methyltransferase ArsM, producing the protein METYLETTKNVYKEAALNPDKGLCCTTSPIWQLPGLSIPQKMLDMNYGCGSTVHPRDLVNNPTILYVGIGGGMELLQFSYFSRKKNGVIGLDVVDEMVTACRENFQEAQRLNSWFESDFIDIRKGDALSLPIEDESIEVAAQNCLFNIFTENDLIQALAEMYRVLQPRGRLVLSDPVCEAAIPDHLRSDERLRALCLTGALPLNDYIKRITDIGFGTIEVRAKRPYRVLDPKKYDTDELIYIESVEICAIKDPMPDDGPCVFTGKTAIFFGDDEYLDDHKGHILVRNQPIAVCDKTAGDLNGLSRDDLLITDSTYFYDGGGCC
- a CDS encoding serine hydrolase, whose translation is MIHNRKYKLLIVALLCIIYTNAFSQNLDSLLSLYQKEGSSLYRGEGKFLDLKSNFNGAVLVAKHDKVIFKKTYGWYNRDKDIPLQIDSKFQIGSVTKPFTALLVLQMVEKGVLSLEQSVADILPYFPKQKGDKLTIHRLLSNTSGLPHYSALMDLGLTKEDFFQKAYTPEQYAKLIGDVGFINQPGRKFYYSSLGFQLLGVILEEVTGQTYDELLKQHITSPLGLKNTGYSDNDFVENHVAKDCNFEDYLWGLIETFEDGEFRDQSTSYAAGGIHSTVEDLYIWSHALRSHKLLSKELTQKMFTTNKTGYCYGWFRNPQNMLERNPAAKLFLHSGGKGGFSTYIALYDDSTTIIVCSNVGPINIQKVVDDIYREVHFSNPMPERLVLPSLRNLKHFESDEEGGLPGLKKYFQVISASAGYAIFPIVNYLSSVLELFYDGGRFNEAYDDLKPLIDDNPNNEGIINQVAYMFLRDDKTEQALHFFQQNTTNHANAANVYDGLGDGYAAKGEHQLALKNYKIAVELGETNFDSNLKVYQENIKRMEKKFKNK